The sequence below is a genomic window from Pseudorca crassidens isolate mPseCra1 chromosome 20, mPseCra1.hap1, whole genome shotgun sequence.
CACTATCTTGGTACCACTGGTCCCCTAGGCCTGGGCTGAGGCCAGTGGTGCCTACACTCCTGGGAAGGATAAGCCGGACCTGCCCACCTGGAAGAGGAATTTCCGGTCCGCCCTGAACCGGAAGGAAGCGTTGCGTTTAGCAGAGGACCACAGCAAGGACCCCCACAACCCGCACAAGATCTATGAGTTTGTGACCTCAGGTGTGCTGCAAGTGAGGCTTCACTTAGAGGGATGGGATTTCGACTGTCCCTAGCGCCCCCACTCCACTTCCCACCTTTCTCCACAGGAGTTGGGAACTTAGCTGAGCCAGACACCTCTCTAGACACCAATGGCAGATGCAGTACCTCTGATATCCAGGTAAGAATGCGCCCCGACCATCCTGCTCTCTGCCCcatcccctctctgtgtcctcatggGCCTATTCAGGCCTCATCTTCTTCCCCTGCACCATCACCCCAGGCTCCATTCTGTCCCATGCAGTCTGTCCCCAACCTGACTCAGTGCTGaccctgtccccccaccccctgcccacagccctccaTGGCTTCCCAGCATCCTCAGGAGAAAATTCAGAGCTTTCAACAGGCATTCAAGGCCCTAATCCACCTTTCTAGAATTTAATAGCTTTCCTCCCTGTGCAGGGTTCTCTCAGCGTTTTGGGAACTCAGAACCTCTCCTTGATCTTGCTGATGTCTGTGCCAGGGGAAGTCCCCTCTGAAATTCTTCCCAGCCCTCTCTGCCCGCGTCTTGCTTGCAGAGAGCCAGATCCTTGGGTGGAATTAGCTGCTCCCCTCAGGCCACTGTAGTGCCCGGCATACATCAAAGCTGTACATACTTTACTGTCTGTGCCCCAGGTTAGAAGCCCCTTGAGGGCAAAGCTCAGGTCTGTCTCCTCTCTGGGTCCCCACATCGCTGAGCACAAAGCTTGGTCCATGGGAAGTCTCCAGAACAAGGCTGTGGAAATAcctggatcctttttttttttcctctccaggaAGACATTCTGGAGAAGTTACTGAGCGACATGGACTTGGCCCCAGATGGAGGGCCCTCAAGTCTGACCATGGCCCCTGAGAACCCCCCTCAGCTCTTGCTGGGCCCCAACTTAGATGTCCCTGCTCCTTGCCCAATGCCGGGACCGCCTGAAAACCCACTGAAGCAGCTGTTGGTGAGCGGGGAAGGTGAGCGCCAGCtgtgggtgggaggggtgggaggggtgggaggggttaGGGCTGGGCCGCAAGCCCCCTGACGTTCCctcattctctctccccttcacattactgctgctgctgctcagaGTGGGAGTTCGAGGTGACCGTCTTCTACCGGGGCTGCCAAGTCTTCCAGCAGACTGTCTTCTGCCCGGGGGGCCTGCGGCTGGTGGGATCAGAAGCAGGGGACAGGACACTGCCTGGGCAGCCAATAAGACTGCCAGACCCCGCGGCGTCCCTGACAGACAGGGGCGTGACAGACTACGTGCAGCGGGTGCTGAGCTGCCTGGGCGGGGGACTAGCTCTGTGGAGGGCTGGGCAGTGGCTCTGGGCCCAGAGGCTGGGGCACTGCCATGTGTACTGGGCCGTGGGCGAGGAACTCCTCCCCAACAGTGGTCACAGGCCTGATGGTGAGGTGCCCAAGGACAGGGAAGGAGGCGTGTTCAACATGGGGCCCTTCATAGCAGGTGAGTGAGGTGGGGCCTTAGCTCTGCTGTGGAAACGGCAGGCAATGGTGGTTAAAAACTCTGGGGTCAGGAGGTTTGGGATCGAATTCAGACCCTGCTGCTCTGCTTGTGATTGAACCTGTGGGGAGAAGGACTGGACTGCTCTGAACCTCTGGAGTCTAAGGACTGTCTCCTCTCTCTCACCTGCCCAGAGCTGGCAGGAGGCACAGGGCCCAGCGTACAGAAGGTGCTTCGGGGAATTAGCTGCCATAGTCGTTATCATTTATTACAATTATGGTGGAAAGACAGATGCAGGAGAAAGAAATCATTTAGGGCTTTGCTCTCCAAACAGACCTTTCTGCAATGATGCAAATGCTCTGTATTTCCACTGCCCAATATGGTATCCACTAGCTACAAATGGCTACTGAGTACTTAGATGAGGTGAGTGCAAATGAGGAAGTgagttttttaagttttatttgattttaattagaTACAATTAAAACTTGAATAGCCGTGGTGGCTAATGGCTACATATTGGACAGCATGGCCTTGAAGGGTTAAAGAGCAGTAACCACCAACCACCTTCAACTCCAGAATCACTGAGCATCCTTGGGGAAGTGGACTCCCCTTCTGGGCCTGTTTCCCCATCCAAAtgctgaggctccaggaggtGTGTGTGGAGGCCTACCTTCCAGCCCAGCCCCGATGGAAGGGAGGAGGAACATTTCAGCTTGTGCCAGAACTGGAGGGACTTTCCCCAAATCAATAGCCCCCTGGTCATGGTGGCAGAGATATGTTGAGCTTTAGATCAGGGAGGAAGATGAGGATGTTACTGAGGTtttgggggagcagggaggggcaggtagAGGGTCTTCTTCCCATCCCTGACTAGGTTCCTGGGCCCCCAGATCTGATTGCCTTCATCGAAGGAAGCAGACGCTCACCACGCTACACCCTCTGGTTCTGTGTGGGGCAGTCATGGCCCCAGGACCAACCATGGATCAAGAGGCTCGTGATGGTCAAGGTACTGCAGCCCCAGGCTCCTGGAGCTGAGGGGTAGATCCTAAAAGGGAGGAGGTTGCTTCTGGGAACTACAACTCCCACAGTCCCCTCGGAGAAACTACAACTCCTAAGAGTCTCTGCAAGTACCAGTTCCTCCTCAGGAGCTTCTGGTGTCCCTCCCACGGCCTCACCCCCAAAGCCTATATTTGCGTTCTCCCAACCATGTGGAAGTTGGTGGACTACAAGTCCTAGCAGCCTGTGTGAGGTACTACAGCTCCCAGGAGTCCTTCTGATCACAAGCTGCTCAGCTCTAGCTTCCAGGAACCCCTCAGCAGCCTCAGCCCTAAGAACCATTTATGGTCTCCCTTGGTGGTGAATATGGGGAAAACTGTAACGCCCAGCAGCCCTGGGCCTAACGGTTCATCCTGGGTTACAGGGGGGGCTGTCGGGAATTGTAGTCTACTCAACCCATCCCCGACAGTAGACGGTGCTGGGTGTTTCCCCTGACTgtttctcccccacctccctcaggTTGTCCCCATGTGCCTCAGAGCCCTGCTAGACATGGCACGGGTAGGGGGTGCCTCCTCCCTGGAGAACACTGTGGACCTTCACATTTCTAACAGCCACCCACTCTCCCTCACCTCAGACCAGTACAAGGCCTACCTCCAGGACCTGGTCGAGGACATGGACTTCTAGGTCACTGGGGAGGCCTGAGCCCTCAACTTCCACCTCGACCAATAAACTGGCTCCGGCCATGGTCATCACTTGTCTGTCTGGTGTTCACTTTCCCTGGGCCAGCCCTGACCCAAGTTGGGGGTTATTCCTTCTTAAGGCCCGTTTATCCATCTGTGCAAGCCACTCATATCCTAGGTGCTCACTGCATAAAGGCCAGGCGCTGTGCAGGGGGCAGCTGACACTCCTTACCTCTTCCCTGTGGCCTGGTGAGTTGGTGACagtcacccccattttacagaccaagacactgaggcttagagaggaggAAAGTCCACCAAGTAGGAAAATACAAGGCAGGTCAGAATCCAGGTCTGACTGTAAGGGTGCCACTCTTTGAGGGTGACCCTGGGGCTCACTCTGGAACGCCCGTCTTGCCTATGAACAGTTCAGGCCGACGTCCAGTAAGCACAGAGCCTTTCGCCTGCCTGTCCTGCCTGTCAGGGGCCTTGGGTCCCCTCCCAACTCCTGCtaggtgacctcaggcaagtccttCTCCTTTCCGGGCCCTGGGCTCCCCTCCATGTGGGCCTGCGAGGGCCAGTTGTAAAGGAATTCTGAGCCTACCCCCAATCGGAACCCACCCTCCCCCCGCAGCCTGGCTGCACCCACCTCTCCTCACCGCGCCTGGGTTCTGGGTAACAGGGACTGATGGAGGCCAGCACAGCCCTGATTCACTGTGTGGCCCTTGCtgctccatgcctcagtttccctctccgTCTCGGGGGAGTCAATTAGATCACCCCAGCCTCATaggactggttaaaaaaaaaaaaaaactgaatggaGGACAAAGATCCTGTTTCTGGGGCAATTCCAAGGTTAGACAAATAGCACCTAGACGCCCTGAGCTGGGCAGACACTGGTCAGGTGGGGCAGGGACCTCTCCCTCCCATCACCACCACTCTGTATCAGTAGCAAcggcttcctatgtgccaggtccGGTTCGAAGTGCTTCGCCCGCCTGCGTCtttcttaatcctcacaacacccacTTTATAGACGAAGAAACAGGCCCAGTGAGAGGAATGCACTTTTCCCAAGTCACACTGTCTACTTCCCCGCTAACCACCCTCACACTTGGGCCAAGGCTCCTCCTCAACCCTTTCCCAAACTGGACTCTGAAAAGAAAGGGCTAAAAGTCCTGGGGCTCAGGGGTAACATTTCATGAAATCTTTAATGAAACTGGGGTAGGGGCACGAACAGAGGGGAGGGGCAATGGGCACAGGCTTGGGGCGAGGGAGATGGcagtggggctgggcagggggctcTCCTCTTTCCCGCAGCAACCCTCCCCCAATCATCCCACTGACAGGGGAGGGACGTAGGGAGGCAGAGCCATAAATATGTCCAGAATTCCAGAGAGACAGCGAAGGAGGAAAGGGGCGGCTGGGGATCTCAgagagggggcaggggcaggcccGGGCCGCCCTTGTCAGGGGGTCCCGGCTCCTTGGGCGGCCGTGGGGGCCCCGGAGGGTCCCCTGGCTTGCGGCCGTGCTTGCGGAAGTAGCGGTAGCGTTGGACGTAGGCGCGCACCAGGTTGCTCACCTTCACCGGGTTGATCTCCCCACTTTTGCTGTGGCAGATCTGGGGGGCAAGGGGCAGCTGCAGTCACTGCCAGTCCCCATGGTCCCCTGCACCTGGACtgctgagcacagctggggaCTGGGATGGGAACCCCTCCACCAAAATCCAGGCCAACATCCCTACTTGTCCCCCTGATGCCAGCAGAACAGGCCCAGGTGGGCTTGAGGCATCCTGTCACCCTCTCGCCTTCCAGAGTGACCCACTGCCCCTCTGTCTCCCCATCTCTGTACGCCTGTCTGCTCACGTCCATCACTCCGTCtcatcctctccccacctctgcGCATCTTGTCCCCCTCTGGGCCCCACCTTGTGGACGGCCTTCCTCAGGATGTCCTTGTACTCCTCCTTGGTGATGTCCTTCTTCTGATAATACGGCTTGATGGCCAGCTTCACCTCCTCTACTGCCCGCTCCTGCGTGTGCAGCTTCTTCAGATACTGGCGGGGGTGGCGACAGTGGGAAGAAGGGACAGCAAAGGCCAGGTGAGTTACTGCAGAACCCCTACCTCCACTCACCTGCCCACCAGCTCAGACTTCTTGACCATCCAGCTACTCCCAGAGGTGGAAATCCTGCTTAGGGTCTGCCCTGTTCTCCCCTTGCTACAGTCGCCCCAGAccccaggccaggcctgggccTCTCAATGTCACTAGCATCTCCTCCAGGCTGGACCCTGGGCTGTCCCAGGAGTCCATGACCAGGACCCATGTGTCCCCTGCCCTTACAGTCTGGTAGGGAGACAGACCTGAGCCAGGCGGCTGTTCCCTACCATCCCAGAGAAGATGGGGGCAGGTAAACTGAGGCCTGGGAAGGGCAGGACACCCCAGCCTTCAGGGCCAATATCTCCCATGAAACACAAATGCCAACTGTTGGGTGAGCTGCTGGGGGAGCCACGGCCACCCCGGGGGGACTCTTCAGGCCTCCCTAGCCCCACAGGAGTGGGTTTCTAAATATGCGGCCAAGAGAAAGGGATTGTGTCCTGCACCCGTCTCACACGGGGAGAGAGAGGACGTTGGCAGAGAACAGACAGGGCAGCCTCACTGGCGGAACAGGGACCTGCTGCTCGTCTCAGGGCCTGTACTGTCCCTGTCCCGCAGCCCATGGCACAGGCCATGGACAAGTACACATCAAAGCTGTGGCCCCACCTCCGTTTATACGGGGCTTATAACACGGGGGTTTGTTCTGCTTTCCTTCTGGCTCTGTATGTGGGGTGCGAAAAGGGTGAGCAGCGCCATCATCTGGTGACAGGGCCATAGCGACCAGCAACCAGACCCACCCAAAAGGTACACAGCCCCAAGGCCCAGGAGGAGGAGCCAGAtgtagtggggggagggggggcctgTTTGCCCTGCACCCATTCTTCCTCCCTCCGTCCAGGAACAGAtgcttgattttttgtttgtaaaCCATCCCGAGCCCCCCTTACACAAAAAGATCGGGGTGAGAGAGGTATAGATGACCAAAGAGTAGACTgtagtagatatatgtataaacatgCGTGTGTTTATATccatatctctttctttctttctctccctaccTCCATCCCATCTCTATACGAAATTCTTTAAAAACCTGTCTAGCACCGCTTTCCCAATCATCTAATCAAGTGAAAGTTTAGTTCCTTACAATTTAGTGATTTCAGTTTTATCTAAGTCCTCATCTGCTGGCATCAGTCTCTGGCATTCTCCTCGGGCCCCTGCATCTCAGTATCTGCCTGCGTTCTCTGCAAAACTGTCACCACTAACCCACCTCTCCCAAGCCCAGTTCACCTTGTCTGTGTCACCACGTCCCTCGGAGCTGCTGCTGCCCTCTCTCTTGTCAGACGCTGCAGCCAGcccagtgggggtgggaggggtagaGCCACAGCCCCCCAGGGGGAGGCTGCCAGGGAGCAGGTAGCTGGAGGGGCCAGGGGGCAGACCCAGAGAGGTGGGCACAGGAGCTGGCGTCACCCCCAGACTTGAGGGGGGCTTCCTGTGGCTGAGGATCTGTGGGAAAAGGTTGGAGGATAAGCAaagggaggtggaggggaggacgGAACATGTACCCCTATTCCCACCCTGATTTCCCAACAGTCCCAGAGGCAACAGGCTCCTCTTCTGGCAGATACCTTGCCCCAAAGCCTGCTGGGAGCTGAAGTTCCTCTCCTAACCCGAAACAGGGGACAAGAGAAGGGGCTGCGGGGACTCTTCCCCAAGGAAGCCCACCTGGTTGGTGGCCTGGATCAGCTCCTGGGCCTTTGCTCGGCTTGCCAGATTGGCTTCTTCCATCTTGAAGAGAAGTGCAGTCACTGCAGTAGGTGGAGAGTGGACGACAAGGATCGGGAGTTGACGCAAGAGAAGAGGGTGACCCTCACCCAGCCACGTGCCACCTCCCGCCCCGGGCCCCCAGACAGGCTATAAGGTCTCAGGCTCATAACTGGGAAAAGGGGCCTCAACCACCAAGAGAACCAGCCCCCACCCTGTATGTTCTTAGGACTCGAggtgtgtggggggcaggggtgggggtggcgtgtggccagggtcacacagtgacGAGTTGGTCCCGAGCCCCCATagcctctctccccagctctgcaGTCTAGCAAAGGCTCCTGCCATCCCGTAAGGGATACTGCTCCCTGCTCCCCGATTCCGGTCCCTCTACCAAGCCTACCCCAGTCTACCTCTAGGTGGACCCCAGGACACACCCCACTCCTCCAGTCTCTGCTCAACTGGCTGCCCGCTGCTCCCATCTGCCCAGTGCTCTCCCAGTGCACCCAAACATCGTGGAGCCTTCTGGACAGACCCTGACTGGCCCTTACCCACCCAAGGCCCTCCCAGTCCTGGTCACTATACCCACCCCTTCCAAGGTATCTCCACTGCCTCCAAGTTTGTCCCCACATGACCTCCTCCCTGATCCTGCCTGTCCACCCTAATGTGCCCCGGCCCCCCCAGGGGACACTCACAGGCCAGGACACCGCTGGTAGTGCAGTCTACACCAGCGGGCAGGTTCCAGGGCATGGGTGGGGGCAGCGTGGGCAGCTGGGAGACACGGGGGGCTGGTCCATCCTCCGCCCCCGAGTCGCCAGCCGTGGACCCCGCACTAGGGGCGGTGCTGGGAGCGGCCGCAGCCGTGCTGGTGGCCGTGCTGGTGGCCGGCtgctgctcctcctcctcctcctcctcctcctcttcctcttcctcctcctcctcctccgccccaCCTCGGACTCCAGCCTCCTCAGCGGCCTCTTCTGGCAGGAAGGAGACCTCAGGTGTCTTGCAGCTGCTATCCACAGTCTGCGAGTCGGGCGTGAGAGCAGGGGGTGGAGGGGCCGCCTTGGGGGGCGGGGTGCTAGGGGCCTTCGCTGCCCGCTCTTCCCCGGACCAGGAAGTCTCCTCAGCCCCTTTGGCTCCCGCCGCCTGGCTGCAGCTGTCCGCCTTGGACTTCTTCAGCGTCGCAGGGCCACTGCCGCCACCGCCACTGCCCCCACCGCTGCGGATCTTTTTCCTGGTCTTGGATGGCTTGGTCTTTCCCTTGGTCCCCTTGGCTTTCTTGGCCCCAGCCTTGGCCTTGACCTTGGTCTTTTTGGGCTTGGTGCTGCCCTGAGCTGCTTTGGCCACCTCAGTAGGGGCCCGCTCATCCGGCTTGAGGAAGGGGGAGCGGCTCTCTCGGTCTCGGCTGAACTTGACTCCGATGGAGCCCAGGCCAGCAGACGTGGCCTCCTTGGCTGATGTGGTGCTGCTGACACCCTCTCGGATCAGAACAGCCACCTTGGACTGTAGCTTCACCTTCCGGGAGGATgaggaggacgacgaggacgAGGAGCCTGAGCCGCTGCTGACAGGTGGCTTTGGCGGGGGCCCTGAAGAGGGCGCCAACTCCTTGGGGGGCCGGGCCTTCTTGGATGACCTGTCCCTGTCCCTATCTCTGTCCCTGTCCCGGTCCCGATCCCCCCCATCCAGTGCCTTCCGTCGTGATCCCTTCTCccgggaggaagaggaggaggaggccgcCCCAGAGCGGCGCCGGTCCTTCTCACTGCTCTTGCCTCCCCGCTCCTCGGCGCTCAGTCCCTCGGAGTCGTATAGGACCTCGCGCTTGGGCGATGAGGCCGGAGCCGGTGAGGGGCCTCGGGGGTCAGGCTTGTCCGGCCGGCCCACGGTGATGGTCCGCTTGATGGCAAAGAGATCGTGGTCCGTGAGGTCCTGGATGGAGGGCGGCACGGCCCCCCGGCGGCGGCTGTCTCGCTCTCCGCCCAAGGAGGTGGAGCCGGAGGGCGGCTGGGCCGGGGCAAGGCCCTTCTCACTGTCCCCAGACCGCTTCTCGCCCCGGGACCGCGAccgtttcttcttcttcttgctgCCGCCGCCATCCCGGTGCTTGCCGCGGTGCCGCTCGCGCCTGGAAGACGACGACGAGGAGGTGGCCGGGGGCGGGGAGTTcgagcgccgccgccgccgccttttCTCCCGAGACCGGGACCTGCGGCTGCCTCCGCGGCGCCGGTCGGTGCTCCGCGAGCGGCGGCGGGCGGAGCGGGACCGCGAGCGGCGGCGGGCGGACGACGAGGCGTGGGAGCCCGGCTTGCGGTCCCGGGAGCGGTGCTTCTTGGGGTCCCAGGGGGAGGCCGGGGCCGGCGGGGCGGGCTGAGCGCCGGAGGAGGACGAGGCGGCCTCCTTGGCCTCACCGCCGCTCCTCTTGCGCTCCCGCCTCGACTTCTTGCGGGTGGGCGGGCCAGTGGGGGCAGCGGAGGCGGGGGCGGCGGCCGGGGAGGGCGAGCGCTGCCGGTAGCGCTCGCGCCGCTGGGTCAGGATCTTGCGGCGCAGGTCCAGGCCGCCCCAGCGCGCGTCCGcggtgggcggggcgggggccggcTCCCCAAGGTCCACCTGCAGGGCGCCCTCGCCGTCGGACTCCGCGTGCAGAGACAAGAAGTCGTCCCCCTCGGGGGCCCGgggggcgggcggcgggggcgggggctgggccgCAGCGGGGGCCGGGGCCGCCGGAGGGGGTCGTGCGGCCCGGCCGCCGGCCCGGAAGAGGGAGAGCGCCATCCTGGGCTCCTCCTCAGGCTGGACAATCTCGCCCTCCTCAATCTCTGAATCGCCCGGTGGCAGCAGAGGGGGCGGGAGGGCGGCGCCACCGGCCGTCACCACCTCCACGGAGACCTTGCCTTCCCGACAGGCCTCCGCCTCAGTCCCCACCACAAAGACGCGCCGGCGGGTGGCTCCGTCGGCCCGGGTGGAGTCGGCCTGGGGCGGTGTGCCAGGGGCTGGAGTCggctgcaggggctgggggtccGGGCCCGGGCTCTCGTCACCTGGGAAGTCCTGGCTCAGGCTGTTGTCGTCGTAGATGCCCGCCAGGGTCTCTGAGATGCGGCTGATGCTCTGGGACAgggcttcctcctcctcttcttcctcttcttcctcttcctcctcttcctcctcctcctcctcctcctcaggtGAGGGGGTCCCCGCCGATGAGCTGGGGTTGGAGCCAGTGGGCTCGAAGGGGTCGTACTTCTGCTCTGGAGCAGGCGGTGGGGAATAGGCCTCGTCGGTGGGGTGGAAGGGGTCATAGATATCAAACCGGGGTGCAGGAGGGGCCGGGGGGGccggggg
It includes:
- the IRF3 gene encoding interferon regulatory factor 3 isoform X1 — protein: MGTQKPRILPWLVSQLDQGQLEGVAWLDESRTRFRIPWKHGLRQDAQLEDFGIFQAWAEASGAYTPGKDKPDLPTWKRNFRSALNRKEALRLAEDHSKDPHNPHKIYEFVTSGVGNLAEPDTSLDTNGRCSTSDIQEDILEKLLSDMDLAPDGGPSSLTMAPENPPQLLLGPNLDVPAPCPMPGPPENPLKQLLVSGEEWEFEVTVFYRGCQVFQQTVFCPGGLRLVGSEAGDRTLPGQPIRLPDPAASLTDRGVTDYVQRVLSCLGGGLALWRAGQWLWAQRLGHCHVYWAVGEELLPNSGHRPDGEVPKDREGGVFNMGPFIADLIAFIEGSRRSPRYTLWFCVGQSWPQDQPWIKRLVMVKTSTRPTSRTWSRTWTSRSLGRPEPSTSTSTNKLAPAMVITCLSGVHFPWASPDPSWGLFLLKARLSICASHSYPRCSLHKGQALCRGQLTLLTSSLWPGELVTVTPILQTKTLRLREEESPPSRKIQGRSESRSDCKGATL
- the IRF3 gene encoding interferon regulatory factor 3 isoform X2, which produces MHPGEFGASGAWAEASGAYTPGKDKPDLPTWKRNFRSALNRKEALRLAEDHSKDPHNPHKIYEFVTSGVGNLAEPDTSLDTNGRCSTSDIQEDILEKLLSDMDLAPDGGPSSLTMAPENPPQLLLGPNLDVPAPCPMPGPPENPLKQLLVSGEEWEFEVTVFYRGCQVFQQTVFCPGGLRLVGSEAGDRTLPGQPIRLPDPAASLTDRGVTDYVQRVLSCLGGGLALWRAGQWLWAQRLGHCHVYWAVGEELLPNSGHRPDGEVPKDREGGVFNMGPFIADLIAFIEGSRRSPRYTLWFCVGQSWPQDQPWIKRLVMVKTSTRPTSRTWSRTWTSRSLGRPEPSTSTSTNKLAPAMVITCLSGVHFPWASPDPSWGLFLLKARLSICASHSYPRCSLHKGQALCRGQLTLLTSSLWPGELVTVTPILQTKTLRLREEESPPSRKIQGRSESRSDCKGATL
- the IRF3 gene encoding interferon regulatory factor 3 isoform X3 → MGTQKPRILPWLVSQLDQGQLEGVAWLDESRTRFRIPWKHGLRQDAQLEDFGIFQAWAEASGAYTPGKDKPDLPTWKRNFRSALNRKEALRLAEDHSKDPHNPHKIYEFVTSGVGNLAEPDTSLDTNGRCSTSDIQEDILEKLLSDMDLAPDGGPSSLTMAPENPPQLLLGPNLDVPAPCPMPGPPENPLKQLLVSGEEWEFEVTVFYRGCQVFQQTVFCPGGLRLVGSEAGDRTLPGQPIRLPDPAASLTDRGVTDYVQRVLSCLGGGLALWRAGQWLWAQRLGHCHVYWAVGEELLPNSGHRPDGEVPKDREGGVFNMGPFIADLIAFIEGSRRSPRYTLWFCVGQSWPQDQPWIKRLVMVKVVPMCLRALLDMARVGGASSLENTVDLHISNSHPLSLTSDQYKAYLQDLVEDMDF